One Pleurocapsa sp. PCC 7327 DNA segment encodes these proteins:
- the ispF gene encoding 2-C-methyl-D-erythritol 2,4-cyclodiphosphate synthase: MNIRIGNGYDIHRLVEGRPLILGGVEISHTVGLLGHSDADVLTHAIMDAMLGALSLGDIGHYFPPTDPKWAGANSLMLLEQVNQLVRSRGWQIGNVDSVIVAERPKLKPHIKDMQDKLAQTLSIDRDRIGIKATTNEQLGPVGREEGIAAYSVVLLVAEER, encoded by the coding sequence AAATATTCGTATTGGTAATGGTTACGATATTCACCGACTCGTAGAAGGACGACCGTTAATTCTCGGCGGCGTGGAAATCTCTCATACAGTCGGACTACTAGGACACAGCGATGCTGACGTGCTAACCCATGCAATTATGGATGCCATGCTGGGAGCATTGAGTTTGGGAGATATCGGGCACTATTTTCCCCCCACCGATCCCAAATGGGCAGGGGCAAATAGTTTAATGCTCCTCGAACAAGTCAATCAGTTGGTGCGATCGCGGGGTTGGCAAATCGGGAACGTAGACTCGGTAATCGTTGCCGAACGTCCCAAGCTAAAACCCCACATTAAAGATATGCAGGATAAATTAGCGCAAACGCTATCTATCGATCGCGATCGCATTGGCATCAAAGCGACAACTAACGAACAACTAGGCCCCGTAGGACGAGAAGAAGGAATCGCCGCTTATAGCGTTGTTTTGTTAGTTGCCGAAGAAAGATAA